The Desulfurella sp. DNA segment AGAATTTTCTCTTTTAAGGACAGTTATTGGCACAATAGTTATTTTCTTATTCATTGCCTCGATAAAAAAATTACAAAAATTAAAAGAACCTTTTTTGGTTACACTGCTTGGTTTAACTCAAACCACAGGTTTTTTTATTTTTGCAAATTTATCTTTAGTCTGGGGCGGTGCCGGTAAGGTTTCTATGTTAATTTACACAATGCCATTTTGGTCGATAATATTAGCAAGAATTATTTTAAAAGAAACAATAAGTCGAGCACAAAAAATTGCAATTGCTGGTTCCTTTATTGGTTTGGCATTTATTATTGAACCATGGAAATTGCAAAGTAATTTTTTAAGTGATTTTTTTGCTATATTGAGTGCCATTTCATGGGCTGCAAGCATTACAATCGCAAAAATAATACTTAATAAA contains these protein-coding regions:
- a CDS encoding DMT family transporter, with protein sequence MIYFYFAFLVIIWSYSWVVAKVALQFTSPIEFSLLRTVIGTIVIFLFIASIKKLQKLKEPFLVTLLGLTQTTGFFIFANLSLVWGGAGKVSMLIYTMPFWSIILARIILKETISRAQKIAIAGSFIGLAFIIEPWKLQSNFLSDFFAILSAISWAASITIAKIILNKQKMNILSLNAY